In Hermetia illucens chromosome 5, iHerIll2.2.curated.20191125, whole genome shotgun sequence, a single window of DNA contains:
- the LOC119658227 gene encoding serine/threonine-protein kinase tousled-like 2 isoform X4 produces the protein MIFAEEWMSAGAQLQMAPQTTTIAHHQHHSHHLSQQQQHHQIQQQLHHHHQQQQQQLQQQQLQQQQQAPPHLQPPSSLPPPHSAAASVVGGGIVPPANNQDSNMSTGSSHSEKDANELVGLVIAGGPVHGANNGTGGAGTQTNLMSVSGPEKLPRTPTERKRKRKAPPADDSGGGGGGGGSGSAAISTVSLGSTNINCNLGSGETGRCLGGSMSAMSGSKGARLTMPLNDSKKINEYFTKHTASSPIRPHTGAKSPSPSQHGQYPMFPPSPQTQLNPLVTATVGGGGNGPNTPGVVNSEFHYKNRQSSNIVPQSPVSTMPSPLIGVPSVVSNSNSVVGNCGPPPPPPPQIVGHQSQSQQQQQQQSQQPQMSVPQQPQQQQPPQVQQNPPTIQLQTRATQTDLSFLEIQERDSDFETSKTKIDELTRLSDEQKCQIATHQKSIEQHKSHSNKCIEVVKKLLKEKSSIEKKEARQKCMQNRLRLGQFVTQRVGATFQENWTDGYAFQELARRQEEISAEREEIDRQKKLLMKKRPSNAETGRGKRNNSNAVGNTSQPGVSASGSTSASNLHNGSDAATFLKPDPVSGYTAQEYYECDEILKLRQNALKKEDADLQLEMEKLERERNLHIRELKRILNEDQSRFNNHPVLNDRYLLLMLLGKGGFSEVHKAFDLKEQRYVACKVHQLNKDWKEDKKANYIKHALREYNIHKALDHPRVVKLYDVFEIDANSFCTVLEYCDGHDLDFYLKQHKTIPEREARSIIMQVVSALKYLNEIKPPVIHYDLKPGNILLTEGNVCGEIKITDFGLSKVMDEENYNPDHGMDLTSQGAGTYWYLPPECFVVGKNPPKISSKVDVWSVGVIFYQCLYGKKPFGHNQSQATILEENTILKATEVQFSNKPTVSSEAKSFIRGCLAYRKEDRMDVFSLARHEYLQPPIPKHGRQAMNQQQQQQQGHQSSSQNQGGQSSAGQTNFSTGMFGNLNQSSSS, from the exons ATGTCCGCCGGCGCCCAACTGCAGATGGCACCCCAGACGACGACCATagctcatcatcaacatcactcGCATCATTTATCTCAGCAACAACAGCATCATCAAATTCAACAGCAACTACATCATCACcaccaacaacagcagcagcagcttcAGCAACAACAGCTCCAGCAGCAACAGCAGGCGCCGCCCCATCTCCAGCCGCCCTCGTCTTTGCCGCCACCCCACTCTGCTGCCGCGTCCGTAGTCGGTGGTGGAATAGTTCCTCCTGCGAACAATCAAGACTCAAATATGAGTACAGGATCGTCACATAGTGAAAAGGATGCGAACGAATTGGTGGGCTTAGTGATTGCAGGCGGACCGGTGCATGGGGCAAACAATGGGACGGGCGGTGCAGGTACCCAGACAAATCTAATGTCAGTGAGTGGCCCTGAGAAATTGCCCCGCACGCCCACCGAGCGTAAGCGGAAACGGAAAGCGCCTCCTGCGGATGATTCAGGAGGCGGTGGAGGGGGCGGCGGTAGTGGCTCTGCCGCGATATCGACTGTAAGTTTAGGATCGACAAATATTAATTGTAATTTAGGAAGCGGGGAAACCGGACGATGTTTAGGTGGTAGCATGTCGGCCATGAGCGGTAGCAAGGGCGCCCGACTAACTATGCCCCTGAATGATAGTAAGAAAATTAACGAATACTTCACTAAGCATACAGCGAGTAGTCCCATAAGACCGCATACGGGCGCGAAAAGCCCGTCACCGTCGCAGCACGGGCAGTACCCCATGTTCCCGCCTAGTCCCCAGACCCAACTCAATCCATTGGTCACCGCCACGGTGGGTGGAGGTGGCAATGGACCAAACACGCCGGGTGTTGTTAATTCCGAATTTCACTATAAAAATCGTCAATCTTCCAATATTGTTCCTCAATCACCAGTTTCGACAATGCCCTCACCGCTCATAGGTGTCCCTAGCGTTGTCAGTAACTCAAATTCGGTGGTCGGTAACTGCGGCCCACCCCCACCACCACCGCCCCAGATTGTAGGGCACCAATCACAGtcacaacagcagcaacaacagcaaagTCAGCAACCGCAAATGTCAGtgccgcaacaaccgcagcAGCAACAGCCGCCACAGGTCCAGCAAAACCCGCCCACGATACAGCTCCAAACACGGGCCACTCAGACGGATCTTTCCTTCCTCGAGATCCAAGAGCGTGATTCCGATTTCGAGACGAGCAAGACGAAAATTGACGAGTTGACAAGGCTCTCGGACGAGCAGAAATGTCAGATAGCAACACATCAAAAGAGTATCGAACAACACAAAAGCCACTCGAATAAGTGCATCGAAGTTGTGAAGAAACTCCTGAAGGAGAAATCCAGTATTGAAAAGAAGGAAGCCCGCCaaaagtgtatgcagaatcgtCTCCGGCTAGGTCAGTTTGTCACGCAACGAGTCGGTGCAACATTCCAGGAAAATTGGACCGATGGCTATGCATTTCAAGAACTAGCCCGGCGACAAGAGGAAATCTCAGCGGAACGGGAAGAGATCGATAGGCAAAAGAAACTTCTAATGAAAAAGCGGCCCTCAAACGCTGAGACAGGTCGGGGAAAACGTAACAATAgcaatgcagtgggaaacacaTCGCAACCTGGTGTGTCCGCTTCTGGCAGCACGTCTGCAAGTAATCTCCACAATGGATCAGATGCTGCAACGTTCCTAAAACCAGATCCTGTGTCGGGCTACACAGCACAGGAATATTATGAATGTGATGAAATCTTAAAATTAAGACAGAATGCGCTGAAGAAGGAGGACGCCGACTTGCAGCTGGAAATGGAGAAGCTTGAGCGCGAACGTAATTTACATATTAGAGAATTGAAGCGAATACTGAATGAAGATCAG TCACGCTTCAACAATCATCCTGTGTTGAACGACCGATATTTACTGTTAATGTTACTGGGGAAAGGAGGCTTCTCGGAGGTCCACAAAGCGTTCGACTTGAAGGAGCAAAGATATGTTGCATGCAAAGTACATCAGCTGAACAAGGACTGGAAAGAAGATAAAAAGGCGAATTATATCAA GCATGCATTACGAGAATATAATATTCATAAGGCTTTAGATCATCCCAGAGTAGTTAAGCTGTATGATGTCTTCGAAATAGACGCAAATTCATTTTGCACTGTGTTAGAATATTGTGATGGACACGATTTGGATTTCTATCTGAAACAGCATAAGACAATACCGGAACGTGAAGCTAGATCAATAATTATGCAG GTTGTTTCAGCACTGAAGTACCTGAATGAAATTAAACCTCCGGTTATACATTACGACTTGAAGCCGGGCAACATTCTACTGACGGAGGGTAACGTATGCggtgaaataaaaataaccGATTTCGGTCTATCTAAAGTTATGGATGAGGAAAACTACAATCCGGACCATGGAATGGATTTAACATCTCAAGGCGCTGGAACATATTG GTATCTACCACCCGAGTGTTTTGTTGTAGGTAAAAATCCACCAAAAATTTCATCGAAAGTCGATGTTTGGAGCGTAGGTGTTATATTCTATCAATGCTTATATGGTAAAAAGCCATTCGGACATAATCAATCGCAAGCCACTATTTTAgaagaaaatacaattttaaaaGCAACTGAAGTTCAGTTTTCAAATAAACCGACAGTTTCCAGTGAAGCGAAG TCTTTTATTCGCGGCTGTCTGGCATATCGGAAGGAGGATCGGATGGACGTTTTTTCGTTGGCGAGGCACGAATACTTGCAGCCACCAATTCCAAAACACGGTCGCCAAGCGATGaaccagcagcagcagcaacaacagggACACCAGAGCTCGTCGCAGAACCAAGGGGGTCAGAGCAGTGCGGGGCAAACAAATTTCTCAACTGGAATGTTTGGAAATCTAAATCAAAGCAGTTCATCCTAG
- the LOC119658227 gene encoding serine/threonine-protein kinase tousled-like 2 isoform X3 yields MSACYLYMSAGAQLQMAPQTTTIAHHQHHSHHLSQQQQHHQIQQQLHHHHQQQQQQLQQQQLQQQQQAPPHLQPPSSLPPPHSAAASVVGGGIVPPANNQDSNMSTGSSHSEKDANELVGLVIAGGPVHGANNGTGGAGTQTNLMSVSGPEKLPRTPTERKRKRKAPPADDSGGGGGGGGSGSAAISTVSLGSTNINCNLGSGETGRCLGGSMSAMSGSKGARLTMPLNDSKKINEYFTKHTASSPIRPHTGAKSPSPSQHGQYPMFPPSPQTQLNPLVTATVGGGGNGPNTPGVVNSEFHYKNRQSSNIVPQSPVSTMPSPLIGVPSVVSNSNSVVGNCGPPPPPPPQIVGHQSQSQQQQQQQSQQPQMSVPQQPQQQQPPQVQQNPPTIQLQTRATQTDLSFLEIQERDSDFETSKTKIDELTRLSDEQKCQIATHQKSIEQHKSHSNKCIEVVKKLLKEKSSIEKKEARQKCMQNRLRLGQFVTQRVGATFQENWTDGYAFQELARRQEEISAEREEIDRQKKLLMKKRPSNAETGRGKRNNSNAVGNTSQPGVSASGSTSASNLHNGSDAATFLKPDPVSGYTAQEYYECDEILKLRQNALKKEDADLQLEMEKLERERNLHIRELKRILNEDQSRFNNHPVLNDRYLLLMLLGKGGFSEVHKAFDLKEQRYVACKVHQLNKDWKEDKKANYIKHALREYNIHKALDHPRVVKLYDVFEIDANSFCTVLEYCDGHDLDFYLKQHKTIPEREARSIIMQVVSALKYLNEIKPPVIHYDLKPGNILLTEGNVCGEIKITDFGLSKVMDEENYNPDHGMDLTSQGAGTYWYLPPECFVVGKNPPKISSKVDVWSVGVIFYQCLYGKKPFGHNQSQATILEENTILKATEVQFSNKPTVSSEAKSFIRGCLAYRKEDRMDVFSLARHEYLQPPIPKHGRQAMNQQQQQQQGHQSSSQNQGGQSSAGQTNFSTGMFGNLNQSSSS; encoded by the exons ATGTCCGCCGGCGCCCAACTGCAGATGGCACCCCAGACGACGACCATagctcatcatcaacatcactcGCATCATTTATCTCAGCAACAACAGCATCATCAAATTCAACAGCAACTACATCATCACcaccaacaacagcagcagcagcttcAGCAACAACAGCTCCAGCAGCAACAGCAGGCGCCGCCCCATCTCCAGCCGCCCTCGTCTTTGCCGCCACCCCACTCTGCTGCCGCGTCCGTAGTCGGTGGTGGAATAGTTCCTCCTGCGAACAATCAAGACTCAAATATGAGTACAGGATCGTCACATAGTGAAAAGGATGCGAACGAATTGGTGGGCTTAGTGATTGCAGGCGGACCGGTGCATGGGGCAAACAATGGGACGGGCGGTGCAGGTACCCAGACAAATCTAATGTCAGTGAGTGGCCCTGAGAAATTGCCCCGCACGCCCACCGAGCGTAAGCGGAAACGGAAAGCGCCTCCTGCGGATGATTCAGGAGGCGGTGGAGGGGGCGGCGGTAGTGGCTCTGCCGCGATATCGACTGTAAGTTTAGGATCGACAAATATTAATTGTAATTTAGGAAGCGGGGAAACCGGACGATGTTTAGGTGGTAGCATGTCGGCCATGAGCGGTAGCAAGGGCGCCCGACTAACTATGCCCCTGAATGATAGTAAGAAAATTAACGAATACTTCACTAAGCATACAGCGAGTAGTCCCATAAGACCGCATACGGGCGCGAAAAGCCCGTCACCGTCGCAGCACGGGCAGTACCCCATGTTCCCGCCTAGTCCCCAGACCCAACTCAATCCATTGGTCACCGCCACGGTGGGTGGAGGTGGCAATGGACCAAACACGCCGGGTGTTGTTAATTCCGAATTTCACTATAAAAATCGTCAATCTTCCAATATTGTTCCTCAATCACCAGTTTCGACAATGCCCTCACCGCTCATAGGTGTCCCTAGCGTTGTCAGTAACTCAAATTCGGTGGTCGGTAACTGCGGCCCACCCCCACCACCACCGCCCCAGATTGTAGGGCACCAATCACAGtcacaacagcagcaacaacagcaaagTCAGCAACCGCAAATGTCAGtgccgcaacaaccgcagcAGCAACAGCCGCCACAGGTCCAGCAAAACCCGCCCACGATACAGCTCCAAACACGGGCCACTCAGACGGATCTTTCCTTCCTCGAGATCCAAGAGCGTGATTCCGATTTCGAGACGAGCAAGACGAAAATTGACGAGTTGACAAGGCTCTCGGACGAGCAGAAATGTCAGATAGCAACACATCAAAAGAGTATCGAACAACACAAAAGCCACTCGAATAAGTGCATCGAAGTTGTGAAGAAACTCCTGAAGGAGAAATCCAGTATTGAAAAGAAGGAAGCCCGCCaaaagtgtatgcagaatcgtCTCCGGCTAGGTCAGTTTGTCACGCAACGAGTCGGTGCAACATTCCAGGAAAATTGGACCGATGGCTATGCATTTCAAGAACTAGCCCGGCGACAAGAGGAAATCTCAGCGGAACGGGAAGAGATCGATAGGCAAAAGAAACTTCTAATGAAAAAGCGGCCCTCAAACGCTGAGACAGGTCGGGGAAAACGTAACAATAgcaatgcagtgggaaacacaTCGCAACCTGGTGTGTCCGCTTCTGGCAGCACGTCTGCAAGTAATCTCCACAATGGATCAGATGCTGCAACGTTCCTAAAACCAGATCCTGTGTCGGGCTACACAGCACAGGAATATTATGAATGTGATGAAATCTTAAAATTAAGACAGAATGCGCTGAAGAAGGAGGACGCCGACTTGCAGCTGGAAATGGAGAAGCTTGAGCGCGAACGTAATTTACATATTAGAGAATTGAAGCGAATACTGAATGAAGATCAG TCACGCTTCAACAATCATCCTGTGTTGAACGACCGATATTTACTGTTAATGTTACTGGGGAAAGGAGGCTTCTCGGAGGTCCACAAAGCGTTCGACTTGAAGGAGCAAAGATATGTTGCATGCAAAGTACATCAGCTGAACAAGGACTGGAAAGAAGATAAAAAGGCGAATTATATCAA GCATGCATTACGAGAATATAATATTCATAAGGCTTTAGATCATCCCAGAGTAGTTAAGCTGTATGATGTCTTCGAAATAGACGCAAATTCATTTTGCACTGTGTTAGAATATTGTGATGGACACGATTTGGATTTCTATCTGAAACAGCATAAGACAATACCGGAACGTGAAGCTAGATCAATAATTATGCAG GTTGTTTCAGCACTGAAGTACCTGAATGAAATTAAACCTCCGGTTATACATTACGACTTGAAGCCGGGCAACATTCTACTGACGGAGGGTAACGTATGCggtgaaataaaaataaccGATTTCGGTCTATCTAAAGTTATGGATGAGGAAAACTACAATCCGGACCATGGAATGGATTTAACATCTCAAGGCGCTGGAACATATTG GTATCTACCACCCGAGTGTTTTGTTGTAGGTAAAAATCCACCAAAAATTTCATCGAAAGTCGATGTTTGGAGCGTAGGTGTTATATTCTATCAATGCTTATATGGTAAAAAGCCATTCGGACATAATCAATCGCAAGCCACTATTTTAgaagaaaatacaattttaaaaGCAACTGAAGTTCAGTTTTCAAATAAACCGACAGTTTCCAGTGAAGCGAAG TCTTTTATTCGCGGCTGTCTGGCATATCGGAAGGAGGATCGGATGGACGTTTTTTCGTTGGCGAGGCACGAATACTTGCAGCCACCAATTCCAAAACACGGTCGCCAAGCGATGaaccagcagcagcagcaacaacagggACACCAGAGCTCGTCGCAGAACCAAGGGGGTCAGAGCAGTGCGGGGCAAACAAATTTCTCAACTGGAATGTTTGGAAATCTAAATCAAAGCAGTTCATCCTAG